aaagttgggtcatctattttggaacggagggagtagtatgaaagGGAAAGTCACGCACTTCCCGTCACATGCTGAGAATAATGAGGAAGAATACATACCCTTTTGCCCCATTCATATGCACGATCAATAAGGTAGGAATACTCAAGATCCTCGAAACATTTTTGTAATGATGAAAGAGGTTCATTGAAGTAAACAGGCAGACAGACTTTGGTAAGATCCTTTCCTATGTTGTCCTTGATCATTGACCACAAACTAACACCCTTCTCTTTCTCAACTGGATCTGGTAGCTTCTTACGCCTTCTCACATATGGATAATTAATTCCAACAGAGTTCATAGAAGGATCAATTCCATCCATCGGGTAGTCGTCCTCATCATCTGAACCAGCTTCAGATCTTTGGAAATCAGATCCACTGCTTTTAAAAGAACTAGATGAAAGGAAATCAGTTGTATCAAAATATATGTTCTCTTCATTGTCAGTCTCCTCTTCAACAGGATCTTGTGGTTCATTGTAATCATCAGACTCGCTACCACTTCCTTCTGAAAAAAGAGGAATGGTAATTTAAGTTGTCGACAAAAGTAAATCAAATATTGAATCGACATTCATGATATAATCCAAAGAGAGTTTGAAAGGAACACCGAGGACTCCATAAAAGAGAAATCCAATATGTGCATTCAAGACCTCGGAAAGTTGGTATCTAAGAACAGCAAATGAAGAAATCATGAATggaaagggagagagggagaagatcTAGACTGATCTCCAAAACTGTTGCTAACGGAACTACAAGTTACTAATTTACAACTAAAAAAGTGGTTATCACGTATCAAACAGTTATCAAACGGTCCATGCTGATTGAATGGTCAACCTATCCACCCCTCGTCCCTCGAACCAAAAGCATAGATGGCTATCTCTAACCATTTGGGATACCCATAGCCACTCAAACCTATCCCGTGAACCAAAGACAGCCCTAGTAAATATGATGTCCATCCGCTCATGCATGTATATAGTTTGCTTACACTTCGGCTAACCAATCAGCAATGCTCATATTGAACCAAACCACCACAGTTTTGTCTGACATTCTAGAGTTACAGCTATTTTAGATGGTATATGTGTGTGGAGTTATTCACCAGCGTAAGTCAGAAATTCACCAGCGTACGTCAGTAGCTCTGTACTTGTTTCTTCATTAATTAAACCATGTAGAGAATGGCACAATATCACACCATGCAGTGGACTCAAAATTTCCTACTCCCATGCAGGATCAAGTTCTGTTCGAAGCAGGGTCAGATAGATATGAATACCTCTAGGTGGCGGAGCGTGTCAAGGAGTAGCGCCTGCTTCTGCTTGAGAAGCACAAGCTGCTTGTGCAGCGCCTCGAACTCCTCCCGCACGATCCTCTCGCTGTCAGCAATGGCAGCATCGCTGACCCCTTCCTGCTGCAGGCGCATCTTCAGGCGCTCGGTGGAGACCGCCGCGGCCGCCGCAGTGTCCCCCGGCCCGACCATCTCGCTGGTGGACATCCTCGGGAACATCTCCTTGGTGGCACGGAGCGCCTCGAGCCACGCGGCCCTGTCCTCCCTCGTCTCGGCCCGCAGGTGTAGCCTCTTGGTCCCCGAGAAGATGGAGAACCTCCTGTCGTCCGATCTGCTCTCTCTGACGGTCGACACCTGCACGTCAACCACCCGTTTCAGCGTCAGAGACAGAGGGAAATTGAtctgcggatcagaggagcgaatcGAAGCATCGAGCGGGCGACTGACCTTGAGGTGGATTTCGCCGAGGGGCTTGCGGGGCGTCTGGTGGTGGCCGTGGCCGTTGGATAggggggcggaggcggaggaggggcGCGCGAGGCGGCGGAGCGAGTCCTCGCCGATGACCTTGGCGCCGCGGTCGGTGTCGCGGGAGAGGTCGATGCGGTCAGGCCCGTGGATCTTGTAGTAGGAGAGCACGCCGTCGCTGAGCGCGAACCAGCGGGGCCGCCACCCGCGGCCGTAGTTGACCCACTTGTAGAGGACCCCGGAGATGCCAGATCCGGTGTCGCCATGGCCGGCCTCCTCCTGTGGTGCCTGCTAGGTCGCCATGGCCGCGGGCTCGTTGTCCGTGGCGGCTGGATCTGGGGCCTTGGGGTGGCAGGGAGCTCCTCCTCCTGCAGCTCGGCGGCCTCCACACCCCGGAGCAACGCCGTCGCCGGAGGACGTGGTCACCTGCTCTCCTCTGGATCCGGTGAGGAGGGTTGGGGAAGGAGCTCACCACGGCTCCATGCCCTGGATCTGgtgtgagggagggggaagggagctCGCCGTGGTCAGGAGGGAGAGGAAGATGCGGGCGGCCGGGGGTTCCCGATCTAAATCAAAGTCGAGGGAGGTGGGTGGGTGTGTCAGGAGGAAGGTGAGGGGGAGAGAACGTGACAAGAGGGAGGGGATAAggggtgatagcaatggcgcactggtaggggtgcgccatacgtatagatagcaatggcgcatctcttactggtgcgccattactagttaaaactagtaatggcgcacggtggaacagtgcgccattagtagttttgcaaaaaaaggaataaaagcaataataaaaaaaaataacattagtggcgcacctcctggatggtgcgccattactagttacaactagtaatggcgcactgtgtctggatgcgccattagtatgtttggacaggcgcactagttcaaaaaaaaatggtactaatggcgcaccgtggtcagggtgcgccattagtagtttcaacgctaatggcgcatcagagggtggtgcgccattagtatatactaatggcgcaccacttgtctggtgcgccattagtgtcatttccatctatagcccttttcctagtagtgacaaattctgttttttcttactagctagctagatgttaataattaagtatatacggtttacggtagttgattaattttatgcacatgcccgcttaattaagacatgcaagcatgtgcatgcagtttccactggatcttgttagacattaaagttgaggaaggaacagttgaagtactggactcactacttaaagaagataaagactacaccatcgtgaaggggatagtaaaccggtaatttcaatcattattaactatatctcggcctattattagtttgtcatttcctgatatgaactatttaataacccctttattaactttctttgccggcgggcagggcttgggcaaagttcatcaaggtgactccaggcacatgggcaaaaaagttgttttggcatcgaccaaaggtaagtaattaagtagtactagctagctaccatctctttaattcttgtttcaatatcattaattaattatcatgcttgattaatcattatttgattcaattccattctcgtaaacgccctgaagcaggcgtcggggaatgatctgtgtgcattctacgtttgcgagaacattcgcacgatgacgtccgaaaggagcagatctgaaagACAGGATTGGGTACgtatgtcagaacactattcacaccattattgatatctagtcacacaactaatacacatgcatattgatctccttcttaacagttcagagaggtgcgggataagctcctaccagcggaccgcatactagcacttcaagaggaaatagccggatttttgctcgaccaggtcatagatcccaaaggagaatactattacccgctaccgcccccatgaaccacttgtcatcgtgctccagaggcaccaaggcaacatgtaggagaaattttatatgtatatacatgtgtatgtgtgaataattaatggtgttggttgtgagacattcgatgatatatatttatATGTATATGCGGTTCTacatacgagaaaatctatttatatatatgcataatgtgtacaatttgtagtatcatgAAATACCAGCaagaaaaaaagaattaaatggaaaataaagccaacccCNNNNNNNNNNNNNNNNNNNNNNNNNNNNNNNNNNNNNNNNNNNNNNNNNNNNNNNNNNNNNNNNNNNNNNNNNNNNNNNNNNNNNNNNNNNNNNNNNNNNNNNNNNNNNNNNNNNNNNNNNNNNNNNNNNNNNNNNNNNNNNNNNNNNNNNNNNNNNNNNNNNNNNNNNNNNNNNNNNNNNNNNNNNNNNNNNNNNNNNNNNNNNNNNNNNNNNNNNNNNNNNNNNNNNNNNNNNNNNNNNNNNNNNNNNNNNNNNNNNNNNNNNNNNNNNNNNNNNNNNNNNNNNNNNNNNNNNNNNNNNNNNNNNNNNNNNNNNatgtcctacacgcacccgggcctggctcgtgccacgtggtgacactttagcgccgtttcgtgacgaaccggtactaaaggggggacctttagtccccactctttagtgccggttgccgacccggcactaaaggccgttacgaaccggcactaaaggccggttctgcactagtgactccctccattctaaattactcatcatggttcaaaccacgacgagtaattgggaacgaagggagtactagataacaatttcatatatagtcaacatgcatcctcaagcagtacttgGTGATATCTaccatgatcatcatatgtagttctagatgatatggacgacgatcatcatatgtagttctagatgatatcaacgacgatcatcatatgtagttctagatgatatagtcacacacacatatgtagttctagatgatatcaaagacgatcatcatcctcaagcctgggcggttggtgttcctgatagtaattaggatggcccgtccaacacgaagattcttgccatcgaggaatctcttccacccaaccgagtttaagtgtgtgcgaccgtccgtgttcaCACGGTAATTACagattgtgacggagccccttgcggtaaggcgtagtccaactgagccttcttcatcaggctcgataccgtaactcacagataggctctttgccaatttatgaaaaagaaaaaacatatcaattaattaatatcctcgcacatactcttgcaaataagtatatatggattatctacactattaagagttccttagattctacactaataagcatgtgatcaaactctacactaaagcatatcattgaCTAGAtgccacacaacatatcattggactctatacTAAGCATATCATTGGATAATTTCCATTTgtacgtataacataccatatcatgtcgatcgaccatggtacttgtcaggcgggtcatgaatggcaccccgacaaagtcagcaagtggcggaattatgtcccataggttgcacacctcctcctcgctcagcctcattctttgagctacgatggcttcatgaagtgggtcctcatcatcttcattgagtgggtcctcattatcttcatcatctttgtcatcttcatcatcttcgtcatcttcatcatcttccactaggttgatataaatgacagccatCTTGGGTGTTTCTActttgaaggagaagctgatcaactcaccaccagtaagacgcatgcgggcgagaaacgggcccatccatcttctCCAATTTGCGAAATATTGCATCCTTTTTCGACCGCCATAGTGTACgccccccccaggagcctcaaatgtcacagtgtctcctgtcagcttgttgaatttcaacctcacattgcatgggacgatctgtgtaaaaaagcaaaatgacacaatgcagtaatgccaacactaaaactaaaatagttattacatttcatataatttcttaccgccgcatgatgtAAACTCGGCTAGAAGTAGATGCCGaatagcttgccagttgcaaggctgctggcgcaccttgacttgcacagtcgacatggtggtggtggtggtggcggcgccattttcctaaagcaatatgagcaaaggattaacaatCCACTTCACACgatagaaaaacagtagcatgtgatttcttttggttcttcttcacttatattttcacaGCTAGGTGGTGCCAAATCTTTCGAgctatcaactagcatactaaatcaactaaatcaaaatgttctataaatcaactaaatcaactagcctattaaatcaacttgcctactaaatcaaataaatcaaaatgttctataaatcaactaagtcaactagcctactagatcaacttgcctactaaatcaacaaaatcagaatgttctaaatcaactaaatcatatgaactaaatcTAAATGTTGGATATGACctggcctactaaatcaaaatgtagttgggaggaggggttgtggatggaggagggaggagggagaaggaggggcgactggaggagggaggaaagagtaggacggaggaggaagggcagagcgaggaggggctggccggTGGTGAGTcgagggaggatggaggaggagggcggtaccgagtctagtgaggaggaggaggtgatggcGGCACAGAGGGAGGAAGGGTAGGCGACGGCGGCCGACNNNNNNNNNNNNNNNNNNNNNNNNNNNNNNNNNNNNNNNNNNNNNNNNNNNNNNNNNNNNNNNNNNNNNNNNNNNNNNNNNNNNNNNNNNNNNNNNNNNNNNNNNNNNNNNNNNNNNNNNNNNNNNNNNNNNNNNNNNNNNNNNNNNNNNNNNNNNNNNNNNNNNNNGGAGATCGAGTGAGTGTGGATTGGATAGAGAGAAGAGCATGTGGGTGGTgagatagctagttttagcagtagcACGGTGTACGTAAAGGCGCTACTactaaactacctagcagtagcgcccttCTATTTAACGCGCTGCTACTATAACTAGCTTCGTGGTGGGGttgtgggaattatagcagtagcatgGCTTAGAGGTGGCGCGCTACTCCTACTTTTCTTTCAGTAGCGAGTTCTGGTGGAGCGCGCTACTGATAAATTGCAGCAGCACCTTATTTTAAAACTCGCTGCTGGTAAGATCCTGTGTATAGGATTTTCCCTAATAGtgttggagtccctcgaaccgttGATGACGATCCCACGAACTTCCCTCGAATGGAAGACCGACATcatgacctctctacttggttgcaaatgTACGGTGTTCACGATCCAACATCGCTTCACCGTACAGAGCTAATCATCGCCGAAGAGTTAgtaggaggagattagaaccacactggacttctaattatgaggactagAGGAATTAGTCTAGCTCTAACTAgtgaactaggaccaactagaactagaactagatgaactagaggaggctccaaaaactTAGGTGTCCAAAGaccaaagtcctcaagtatatataggttagaggggagtTAATTGCAAGAAACCATCACATTGAAGGCTAGGTTTGCAAAAAACACCACATACATTTTCTTGGCAGAAAACACCACATCTTGTATAATCTTTTTGCAAAAACCATTGATCGGCGGATTAGA
Above is a window of Triticum dicoccoides isolate Atlit2015 ecotype Zavitan chromosome 5B, WEW_v2.0, whole genome shotgun sequence DNA encoding:
- the LOC119310175 gene encoding oxysterol-binding protein-related protein 1C-like, translated to MAALAPQEEAGHGDTGSGISGVLYKWVNYGRGWRPRWFALSDGVLSYYKIHGPDRIDLSRDTDRGAKVIGEDSLRRLARPSSASAPLSNGHGHHQTPRKPLGEIHLKVSTVRESRSDDRRFSIFSGTKRLHLRAETREDRAAWLEALRATKEMFPRMSTSEMVGPGDTAAAAAVSTERLKMRLQQEGVSDAAIADSERIVREEFEALHKQLVLLKQKQALLLDTLRHLEVFISI